A part of Crassostrea angulata isolate pt1a10 chromosome 5, ASM2561291v2, whole genome shotgun sequence genomic DNA contains:
- the LOC128185748 gene encoding uncharacterized protein LOC128185748 isoform X4: MMRGYVVLFLSIHLFEQIQILDAFILSCNASLQTVRRVTMCPSNISAYEEAVQKKNCSSLAPDAQTCQSFQYHCVLNDDLNYAIEVCAPSMYIVGYVCTKFSTIHKSIMRIDGFACNDSFTACPFGYNSTESFKYLPCYANVNKLLPTELPPRREISETVEPWLIVLVIPIILGIGCLIFCRYTFVRKRRTFRRRQGMAQPYFPPEVFEFENRVPTQNSTGPGQALLTENQDDIDGVLTQNSTGPGQVLLGENQDDIDGEGSLQTHEVPLSSNSMQSEAHLPIATITEHVTEIIDMPPQMPENRQNHLNNEGHLLPDRGVISSFPSDQSQMQPNERNLQTEDDALSSMSPDLQQTSSNEGTWHQARMKTTISAASETDQIMLECAVNFLLRNLENPDESWTKEKIVSHVEKTIQQLINSNAEELLISFIKRLDRDKKIAATLLKCGEEMFKLISSFQEKYVANKLKISYGCVCVTFCFADSSDLENYLEKVRNKDKHLITGLSKILLNETFLRIFDINPRVVTWKVSELKVYKGSELVKTETFLEPLTGSQKVLTRISEESSEESEDEKKCNKFRSNEKSKYPGYMKYRTRAKSFNDCNVDWLKDKKEEFARYGFLYQGVDLKTTCFHCGFSKDNWTEKDDIFATHFFSEKSCAYVQYLNTSIEKYVFH; this comes from the exons ATGATGAGAGGCTATGTGGTGCTATTCTTATCAATTCATCTGTTTGAACag ATTCAAATTCTGGACGCCTTTATCCTAAGTTGTAATGCATCTCTACAGACTGTCAGACGTGTGACAATGTGTCCGTCAAACATTTCCGCTTATGAAGAAGCTGTCCAGAAAAAGAACTGTTCATCACTAGCTCCAGATGCACAAACATGTCAATCATTTCAATATCATTGTGTCTTGAATGATGATTTGAACTATGCGATTGAAGTTTGCGCACCATCAATGTATATTGTTG GTTATGTCTGTACCAAATTCAGCACAATCCACAAGAGTATCATGCGAATAGATGGATTTGCCTGTAATGATTCTTTCACGGCGTGTCCTTTTGGATACAACTCAACAGAATCCTTTAAAT ATTTGCCATGTTATGCAAACGTTAATAAGCTGCTACCAACTGAATTACCTCCacg GAGAGAAATCAGTGAAACCGTGGAACCCTGGCTGATTGTGCTTGTTATTCCAATTATTCTGGGCATTGGTTGCTTAATTTTTTGTCGTTATACTTTTGTGCGTAAACGGAGAACATTCAGAAGAAGACAAGGAATGG CTCAACCTTATTTCCCCCCGGAAGtctttgaatttgaaaatagaG TTCCGACACAAAATAGCACTGGACCAGGACAAGCATTATTAACAGAAAACCAGGATGACATAGATGGAG TTCTGACACAAAATAGCACTGGACCAGGACAAGTATTATTAGGAGAAAACCAGGATGACATAGATGGAG AAGGAAGCTTACAAACTCATGAAGTACCTCTCTCATCAAATTCAATGCAATCAGAAGCTCATCTACCAATAGCAACAATTACAG AGCATGTTACAGAAATTATAGATATGCCACCTCAAATGCCAGAAAACAGACAGAATCATTTAAATAATG AAGGACACTTACTCCCTGATAGAGGAGTCATTAGCTCATTTCCTTCTGATCAATCACAAATGCAACCAAATGAAA GAAACTTACAAACTGAAGATGATGCTCTCTCTTCAATGTCACCAGATTTGCAACAAACGTCATCAAACGAAG gcACGTGGCATCAGGCCAGAATGAAAACCACAATTAGTGCTGCCTCAGAGACGGATCAAATAATGTTGGAATGTGCCGTTAATTTTCTTTTACGGAACTTAGAAAATCCTGATGAATCTTGGACAAAAGAAAAAATCGTCTCTCACGTTGAAAAGACAATTCAACAACTCATAAATTCAAATGCAGAAGAACTTTTGATATCGTTTATTAAACGATTAGATAGAGATAAGAAAATTGCAGCGACATTATTAAAATGTGGAGAAGAAATGTTTAAACTAATATCTTCCTTTCAGGAAAAATATGTCGCAAACAAACTTAAAATCTCTTACGGATGTGTTTGTGTGACCTTTTGTTTTGCTGATTCTAGTGATCTTGAGAATTATCTGGAAAAGGTTCGGAATAAAGATAAACATCTTATTACAGGACTTTCTAAAATTCtattaaatgaaacttttttaAGGATTTTCGATATTAATCCTAGGGTTGTTACGTGGAAAGTGTCTGAACTTAAAGTATATAAAG GATCTGAACTGGTCAAAACTGAGACTTTCCTAGAACCATTAACAGGTTCACAAAAAGTTTTAACAAGGATAAGTGAAG aatCAAGCGAGGAAAGTGAGGATGAAAAGAAATGTAACAAGTTCAGATCAAATGAAAAAAGCAAATACCCTGGGTACATGAAGTACAGAACTAGAGCCAAGTCATTTAATGATTGTAACGTCGATTGGCTTAAAGACAAGAAAGAGGAATTTGCTAGATATGGTTTTCTTTATCAGG GAGTGGATCTTAAAACAACCTGCTTTCATTGTGGATTCTCTAAGGACAACTGGACAGAAAAGGACGACATTTTTGCAACCCACTTTTTCTCAGAGAAATCGTGTGCATATGTCCAGTATCTAAACACGTCAATTGAAAAATATGTGTTTCATTAA
- the LOC128185748 gene encoding uncharacterized protein LOC128185748 isoform X1 translates to MMRGYVVLFLSIHLFEQIQILDAFILSCNASLQTVRRVTMCPSNISAYEEAVQKKNCSSLAPDAQTCQSFQYHCVLNDDLNYAIEVCAPSMYIVGYVCTKFSTIHKSIMRIDGFACNDSFTACPFGYNSTESFKYLPCYANVNKLLPTELPPRREISETVEPWLIVLVIPIILGIGCLIFCRYTFVRKRRTFRRRQGMAQPYFPPEVFEFENRVPTQNSTGPGQALLTENQDDIDGVLTQNSTGPGQVLLGENQDDIDGEGSLQTHEVPLSSNSMQSEAHLPIATITEHVTEIIDMPPQMPENRQNHLNNEGHLLPDRGVISSFPSDQSQMQPNENTSLIYERTSEQLQPEEQNTTDNGNLQTEDDALSSMSPDLQQTSSNEGTWHQARMKTTISAASETDQIMLECAVNFLLRNLENPDESWTKEKIVSHVEKTIQQLINSNAEELLISFIKRLDRDKKIAATLLKCGEEMFKLISSFQEKYVANKLKISYGCVCVTFCFADSSDLENYLEKVRNKDKHLITGLSKILLNETFLRIFDINPRVVTWKVSELKVYKGSELVKTETFLEPLTGSQKVLTRISEESSEESEDEKKCNKFRSNEKSKYPGYMKYRTRAKSFNDCNVDWLKDKKEEFARYGFLYQGVDLKTTCFHCGFSKDNWTEKDDIFATHFFSEKSCAYVQYLNTSIEKYVFH, encoded by the exons ATGATGAGAGGCTATGTGGTGCTATTCTTATCAATTCATCTGTTTGAACag ATTCAAATTCTGGACGCCTTTATCCTAAGTTGTAATGCATCTCTACAGACTGTCAGACGTGTGACAATGTGTCCGTCAAACATTTCCGCTTATGAAGAAGCTGTCCAGAAAAAGAACTGTTCATCACTAGCTCCAGATGCACAAACATGTCAATCATTTCAATATCATTGTGTCTTGAATGATGATTTGAACTATGCGATTGAAGTTTGCGCACCATCAATGTATATTGTTG GTTATGTCTGTACCAAATTCAGCACAATCCACAAGAGTATCATGCGAATAGATGGATTTGCCTGTAATGATTCTTTCACGGCGTGTCCTTTTGGATACAACTCAACAGAATCCTTTAAAT ATTTGCCATGTTATGCAAACGTTAATAAGCTGCTACCAACTGAATTACCTCCacg GAGAGAAATCAGTGAAACCGTGGAACCCTGGCTGATTGTGCTTGTTATTCCAATTATTCTGGGCATTGGTTGCTTAATTTTTTGTCGTTATACTTTTGTGCGTAAACGGAGAACATTCAGAAGAAGACAAGGAATGG CTCAACCTTATTTCCCCCCGGAAGtctttgaatttgaaaatagaG TTCCGACACAAAATAGCACTGGACCAGGACAAGCATTATTAACAGAAAACCAGGATGACATAGATGGAG TTCTGACACAAAATAGCACTGGACCAGGACAAGTATTATTAGGAGAAAACCAGGATGACATAGATGGAG AAGGAAGCTTACAAACTCATGAAGTACCTCTCTCATCAAATTCAATGCAATCAGAAGCTCATCTACCAATAGCAACAATTACAG AGCATGTTACAGAAATTATAGATATGCCACCTCAAATGCCAGAAAACAGACAGAATCATTTAAATAATG AAGGACACTTACTCCCTGATAGAGGAGTCATTAGCTCATTTCCTTCTGATCAATCACAAATGCAACCAAATGAAA ATACTTCGTTGATTTACGAGAGAACATCAGAACAATTACAACCAGAAGAACAAAACACCACAGATAATG GAAACTTACAAACTGAAGATGATGCTCTCTCTTCAATGTCACCAGATTTGCAACAAACGTCATCAAACGAAG gcACGTGGCATCAGGCCAGAATGAAAACCACAATTAGTGCTGCCTCAGAGACGGATCAAATAATGTTGGAATGTGCCGTTAATTTTCTTTTACGGAACTTAGAAAATCCTGATGAATCTTGGACAAAAGAAAAAATCGTCTCTCACGTTGAAAAGACAATTCAACAACTCATAAATTCAAATGCAGAAGAACTTTTGATATCGTTTATTAAACGATTAGATAGAGATAAGAAAATTGCAGCGACATTATTAAAATGTGGAGAAGAAATGTTTAAACTAATATCTTCCTTTCAGGAAAAATATGTCGCAAACAAACTTAAAATCTCTTACGGATGTGTTTGTGTGACCTTTTGTTTTGCTGATTCTAGTGATCTTGAGAATTATCTGGAAAAGGTTCGGAATAAAGATAAACATCTTATTACAGGACTTTCTAAAATTCtattaaatgaaacttttttaAGGATTTTCGATATTAATCCTAGGGTTGTTACGTGGAAAGTGTCTGAACTTAAAGTATATAAAG GATCTGAACTGGTCAAAACTGAGACTTTCCTAGAACCATTAACAGGTTCACAAAAAGTTTTAACAAGGATAAGTGAAG aatCAAGCGAGGAAAGTGAGGATGAAAAGAAATGTAACAAGTTCAGATCAAATGAAAAAAGCAAATACCCTGGGTACATGAAGTACAGAACTAGAGCCAAGTCATTTAATGATTGTAACGTCGATTGGCTTAAAGACAAGAAAGAGGAATTTGCTAGATATGGTTTTCTTTATCAGG GAGTGGATCTTAAAACAACCTGCTTTCATTGTGGATTCTCTAAGGACAACTGGACAGAAAAGGACGACATTTTTGCAACCCACTTTTTCTCAGAGAAATCGTGTGCATATGTCCAGTATCTAAACACGTCAATTGAAAAATATGTGTTTCATTAA
- the LOC128185748 gene encoding uncharacterized protein LOC128185748 isoform X6 — MMRGYVVLFLSIHLFEQIQILDAFILSCNASLQTVRRVTMCPSNISAYEEAVQKKNCSSLAPDAQTCQSFQYHCVLNDDLNYAIEVCAPSMYIVGYVCTKFSTIHKSIMRIDGFACNDSFTACPFGYNSTESFKYLPCYANVNKLLPTELPPRREISETVEPWLIVLVIPIILGIGCLIFCRYTFVRKRRTFRRRQGMAQPYFPPEVFEFENRVPTQNSTGPGQALLTENQDDIDGVLTQNSTGPGQVLLGENQDDIDGEGSLQTHEVPLSSNSMQSEAHLPIATITEHVTEIIDMPPQMPENRQNHLNNEGHLLPDRGVISSFPSDQSQMQPNESTWHQARMKTTISAASETDQIMLECAVNFLLRNLENPDESWTKEKIVSHVEKTIQQLINSNAEELLISFIKRLDRDKKIAATLLKCGEEMFKLISSFQEKYVANKLKISYGCVCVTFCFADSSDLENYLEKVRNKDKHLITGLSKILLNETFLRIFDINPRVVTWKVSELKVYKGSELVKTETFLEPLTGSQKVLTRISEESSEESEDEKKCNKFRSNEKSKYPGYMKYRTRAKSFNDCNVDWLKDKKEEFARYGFLYQGVDLKTTCFHCGFSKDNWTEKDDIFATHFFSEKSCAYVQYLNTSIEKYVFH; from the exons ATGATGAGAGGCTATGTGGTGCTATTCTTATCAATTCATCTGTTTGAACag ATTCAAATTCTGGACGCCTTTATCCTAAGTTGTAATGCATCTCTACAGACTGTCAGACGTGTGACAATGTGTCCGTCAAACATTTCCGCTTATGAAGAAGCTGTCCAGAAAAAGAACTGTTCATCACTAGCTCCAGATGCACAAACATGTCAATCATTTCAATATCATTGTGTCTTGAATGATGATTTGAACTATGCGATTGAAGTTTGCGCACCATCAATGTATATTGTTG GTTATGTCTGTACCAAATTCAGCACAATCCACAAGAGTATCATGCGAATAGATGGATTTGCCTGTAATGATTCTTTCACGGCGTGTCCTTTTGGATACAACTCAACAGAATCCTTTAAAT ATTTGCCATGTTATGCAAACGTTAATAAGCTGCTACCAACTGAATTACCTCCacg GAGAGAAATCAGTGAAACCGTGGAACCCTGGCTGATTGTGCTTGTTATTCCAATTATTCTGGGCATTGGTTGCTTAATTTTTTGTCGTTATACTTTTGTGCGTAAACGGAGAACATTCAGAAGAAGACAAGGAATGG CTCAACCTTATTTCCCCCCGGAAGtctttgaatttgaaaatagaG TTCCGACACAAAATAGCACTGGACCAGGACAAGCATTATTAACAGAAAACCAGGATGACATAGATGGAG TTCTGACACAAAATAGCACTGGACCAGGACAAGTATTATTAGGAGAAAACCAGGATGACATAGATGGAG AAGGAAGCTTACAAACTCATGAAGTACCTCTCTCATCAAATTCAATGCAATCAGAAGCTCATCTACCAATAGCAACAATTACAG AGCATGTTACAGAAATTATAGATATGCCACCTCAAATGCCAGAAAACAGACAGAATCATTTAAATAATG AAGGACACTTACTCCCTGATAGAGGAGTCATTAGCTCATTTCCTTCTGATCAATCACAAATGCAACCAAATGAAA gcACGTGGCATCAGGCCAGAATGAAAACCACAATTAGTGCTGCCTCAGAGACGGATCAAATAATGTTGGAATGTGCCGTTAATTTTCTTTTACGGAACTTAGAAAATCCTGATGAATCTTGGACAAAAGAAAAAATCGTCTCTCACGTTGAAAAGACAATTCAACAACTCATAAATTCAAATGCAGAAGAACTTTTGATATCGTTTATTAAACGATTAGATAGAGATAAGAAAATTGCAGCGACATTATTAAAATGTGGAGAAGAAATGTTTAAACTAATATCTTCCTTTCAGGAAAAATATGTCGCAAACAAACTTAAAATCTCTTACGGATGTGTTTGTGTGACCTTTTGTTTTGCTGATTCTAGTGATCTTGAGAATTATCTGGAAAAGGTTCGGAATAAAGATAAACATCTTATTACAGGACTTTCTAAAATTCtattaaatgaaacttttttaAGGATTTTCGATATTAATCCTAGGGTTGTTACGTGGAAAGTGTCTGAACTTAAAGTATATAAAG GATCTGAACTGGTCAAAACTGAGACTTTCCTAGAACCATTAACAGGTTCACAAAAAGTTTTAACAAGGATAAGTGAAG aatCAAGCGAGGAAAGTGAGGATGAAAAGAAATGTAACAAGTTCAGATCAAATGAAAAAAGCAAATACCCTGGGTACATGAAGTACAGAACTAGAGCCAAGTCATTTAATGATTGTAACGTCGATTGGCTTAAAGACAAGAAAGAGGAATTTGCTAGATATGGTTTTCTTTATCAGG GAGTGGATCTTAAAACAACCTGCTTTCATTGTGGATTCTCTAAGGACAACTGGACAGAAAAGGACGACATTTTTGCAACCCACTTTTTCTCAGAGAAATCGTGTGCATATGTCCAGTATCTAAACACGTCAATTGAAAAATATGTGTTTCATTAA
- the LOC128185748 gene encoding uncharacterized protein LOC128185748 isoform X7: protein MMRGYVVLFLSIHLFEQIQILDAFILSCNASLQTVRRVTMCPSNISAYEEAVQKKNCSSLAPDAQTCQSFQYHCVLNDDLNYAIEVCAPSMYIVGYVCTKFSTIHKSIMRIDGFACNDSFTACPFGYNSTESFKYLPCYANVNKLLPTELPPRREISETVEPWLIVLVIPIILGIGCLIFCRYTFVRKRRTFRRRQGMAQPYFPPEVFEFENRVPTQNSTGPGQALLTENQDDIDGVLTQNSTGPGQVLLGENQDDIDGEGSLQTHEVPLSSNSMQSEAHLPIATITEHVTEIIDMPPQMPENRQNHLNNGNLQTEDDALSSMSPDLQQTSSNEGTWHQARMKTTISAASETDQIMLECAVNFLLRNLENPDESWTKEKIVSHVEKTIQQLINSNAEELLISFIKRLDRDKKIAATLLKCGEEMFKLISSFQEKYVANKLKISYGCVCVTFCFADSSDLENYLEKVRNKDKHLITGLSKILLNETFLRIFDINPRVVTWKVSELKVYKGSELVKTETFLEPLTGSQKVLTRISEESSEESEDEKKCNKFRSNEKSKYPGYMKYRTRAKSFNDCNVDWLKDKKEEFARYGFLYQGVDLKTTCFHCGFSKDNWTEKDDIFATHFFSEKSCAYVQYLNTSIEKYVFH, encoded by the exons ATGATGAGAGGCTATGTGGTGCTATTCTTATCAATTCATCTGTTTGAACag ATTCAAATTCTGGACGCCTTTATCCTAAGTTGTAATGCATCTCTACAGACTGTCAGACGTGTGACAATGTGTCCGTCAAACATTTCCGCTTATGAAGAAGCTGTCCAGAAAAAGAACTGTTCATCACTAGCTCCAGATGCACAAACATGTCAATCATTTCAATATCATTGTGTCTTGAATGATGATTTGAACTATGCGATTGAAGTTTGCGCACCATCAATGTATATTGTTG GTTATGTCTGTACCAAATTCAGCACAATCCACAAGAGTATCATGCGAATAGATGGATTTGCCTGTAATGATTCTTTCACGGCGTGTCCTTTTGGATACAACTCAACAGAATCCTTTAAAT ATTTGCCATGTTATGCAAACGTTAATAAGCTGCTACCAACTGAATTACCTCCacg GAGAGAAATCAGTGAAACCGTGGAACCCTGGCTGATTGTGCTTGTTATTCCAATTATTCTGGGCATTGGTTGCTTAATTTTTTGTCGTTATACTTTTGTGCGTAAACGGAGAACATTCAGAAGAAGACAAGGAATGG CTCAACCTTATTTCCCCCCGGAAGtctttgaatttgaaaatagaG TTCCGACACAAAATAGCACTGGACCAGGACAAGCATTATTAACAGAAAACCAGGATGACATAGATGGAG TTCTGACACAAAATAGCACTGGACCAGGACAAGTATTATTAGGAGAAAACCAGGATGACATAGATGGAG AAGGAAGCTTACAAACTCATGAAGTACCTCTCTCATCAAATTCAATGCAATCAGAAGCTCATCTACCAATAGCAACAATTACAG AGCATGTTACAGAAATTATAGATATGCCACCTCAAATGCCAGAAAACAGACAGAATCATTTAAATAATG GAAACTTACAAACTGAAGATGATGCTCTCTCTTCAATGTCACCAGATTTGCAACAAACGTCATCAAACGAAG gcACGTGGCATCAGGCCAGAATGAAAACCACAATTAGTGCTGCCTCAGAGACGGATCAAATAATGTTGGAATGTGCCGTTAATTTTCTTTTACGGAACTTAGAAAATCCTGATGAATCTTGGACAAAAGAAAAAATCGTCTCTCACGTTGAAAAGACAATTCAACAACTCATAAATTCAAATGCAGAAGAACTTTTGATATCGTTTATTAAACGATTAGATAGAGATAAGAAAATTGCAGCGACATTATTAAAATGTGGAGAAGAAATGTTTAAACTAATATCTTCCTTTCAGGAAAAATATGTCGCAAACAAACTTAAAATCTCTTACGGATGTGTTTGTGTGACCTTTTGTTTTGCTGATTCTAGTGATCTTGAGAATTATCTGGAAAAGGTTCGGAATAAAGATAAACATCTTATTACAGGACTTTCTAAAATTCtattaaatgaaacttttttaAGGATTTTCGATATTAATCCTAGGGTTGTTACGTGGAAAGTGTCTGAACTTAAAGTATATAAAG GATCTGAACTGGTCAAAACTGAGACTTTCCTAGAACCATTAACAGGTTCACAAAAAGTTTTAACAAGGATAAGTGAAG aatCAAGCGAGGAAAGTGAGGATGAAAAGAAATGTAACAAGTTCAGATCAAATGAAAAAAGCAAATACCCTGGGTACATGAAGTACAGAACTAGAGCCAAGTCATTTAATGATTGTAACGTCGATTGGCTTAAAGACAAGAAAGAGGAATTTGCTAGATATGGTTTTCTTTATCAGG GAGTGGATCTTAAAACAACCTGCTTTCATTGTGGATTCTCTAAGGACAACTGGACAGAAAAGGACGACATTTTTGCAACCCACTTTTTCTCAGAGAAATCGTGTGCATATGTCCAGTATCTAAACACGTCAATTGAAAAATATGTGTTTCATTAA
- the LOC128185748 gene encoding uncharacterized protein LOC128185748 isoform X3, with translation MMRGYVVLFLSIHLFEQIQILDAFILSCNASLQTVRRVTMCPSNISAYEEAVQKKNCSSLAPDAQTCQSFQYHCVLNDDLNYAIEVCAPSMYIVGYVCTKFSTIHKSIMRIDGFACNDSFTACPFGYNSTESFKYLPCYANVNKLLPTELPPRREISETVEPWLIVLVIPIILGIGCLIFCRYTFVRKRRTFRRRQGMAQPYFPPEVFEFENRVPTQNSTGPGQALLTENQDDIDGVLTQNSTGPGQVLLGENQDDIDGEGSLQTHEVPLSSNSMQSEAHLPIATITEGHLLPDRGVISSFPSDQSQMQPNENTSLIYERTSEQLQPEEQNTTDNGNLQTEDDALSSMSPDLQQTSSNEGTWHQARMKTTISAASETDQIMLECAVNFLLRNLENPDESWTKEKIVSHVEKTIQQLINSNAEELLISFIKRLDRDKKIAATLLKCGEEMFKLISSFQEKYVANKLKISYGCVCVTFCFADSSDLENYLEKVRNKDKHLITGLSKILLNETFLRIFDINPRVVTWKVSELKVYKGSELVKTETFLEPLTGSQKVLTRISEESSEESEDEKKCNKFRSNEKSKYPGYMKYRTRAKSFNDCNVDWLKDKKEEFARYGFLYQGVDLKTTCFHCGFSKDNWTEKDDIFATHFFSEKSCAYVQYLNTSIEKYVFH, from the exons ATGATGAGAGGCTATGTGGTGCTATTCTTATCAATTCATCTGTTTGAACag ATTCAAATTCTGGACGCCTTTATCCTAAGTTGTAATGCATCTCTACAGACTGTCAGACGTGTGACAATGTGTCCGTCAAACATTTCCGCTTATGAAGAAGCTGTCCAGAAAAAGAACTGTTCATCACTAGCTCCAGATGCACAAACATGTCAATCATTTCAATATCATTGTGTCTTGAATGATGATTTGAACTATGCGATTGAAGTTTGCGCACCATCAATGTATATTGTTG GTTATGTCTGTACCAAATTCAGCACAATCCACAAGAGTATCATGCGAATAGATGGATTTGCCTGTAATGATTCTTTCACGGCGTGTCCTTTTGGATACAACTCAACAGAATCCTTTAAAT ATTTGCCATGTTATGCAAACGTTAATAAGCTGCTACCAACTGAATTACCTCCacg GAGAGAAATCAGTGAAACCGTGGAACCCTGGCTGATTGTGCTTGTTATTCCAATTATTCTGGGCATTGGTTGCTTAATTTTTTGTCGTTATACTTTTGTGCGTAAACGGAGAACATTCAGAAGAAGACAAGGAATGG CTCAACCTTATTTCCCCCCGGAAGtctttgaatttgaaaatagaG TTCCGACACAAAATAGCACTGGACCAGGACAAGCATTATTAACAGAAAACCAGGATGACATAGATGGAG TTCTGACACAAAATAGCACTGGACCAGGACAAGTATTATTAGGAGAAAACCAGGATGACATAGATGGAG AAGGAAGCTTACAAACTCATGAAGTACCTCTCTCATCAAATTCAATGCAATCAGAAGCTCATCTACCAATAGCAACAATTACAG AAGGACACTTACTCCCTGATAGAGGAGTCATTAGCTCATTTCCTTCTGATCAATCACAAATGCAACCAAATGAAA ATACTTCGTTGATTTACGAGAGAACATCAGAACAATTACAACCAGAAGAACAAAACACCACAGATAATG GAAACTTACAAACTGAAGATGATGCTCTCTCTTCAATGTCACCAGATTTGCAACAAACGTCATCAAACGAAG gcACGTGGCATCAGGCCAGAATGAAAACCACAATTAGTGCTGCCTCAGAGACGGATCAAATAATGTTGGAATGTGCCGTTAATTTTCTTTTACGGAACTTAGAAAATCCTGATGAATCTTGGACAAAAGAAAAAATCGTCTCTCACGTTGAAAAGACAATTCAACAACTCATAAATTCAAATGCAGAAGAACTTTTGATATCGTTTATTAAACGATTAGATAGAGATAAGAAAATTGCAGCGACATTATTAAAATGTGGAGAAGAAATGTTTAAACTAATATCTTCCTTTCAGGAAAAATATGTCGCAAACAAACTTAAAATCTCTTACGGATGTGTTTGTGTGACCTTTTGTTTTGCTGATTCTAGTGATCTTGAGAATTATCTGGAAAAGGTTCGGAATAAAGATAAACATCTTATTACAGGACTTTCTAAAATTCtattaaatgaaacttttttaAGGATTTTCGATATTAATCCTAGGGTTGTTACGTGGAAAGTGTCTGAACTTAAAGTATATAAAG GATCTGAACTGGTCAAAACTGAGACTTTCCTAGAACCATTAACAGGTTCACAAAAAGTTTTAACAAGGATAAGTGAAG aatCAAGCGAGGAAAGTGAGGATGAAAAGAAATGTAACAAGTTCAGATCAAATGAAAAAAGCAAATACCCTGGGTACATGAAGTACAGAACTAGAGCCAAGTCATTTAATGATTGTAACGTCGATTGGCTTAAAGACAAGAAAGAGGAATTTGCTAGATATGGTTTTCTTTATCAGG GAGTGGATCTTAAAACAACCTGCTTTCATTGTGGATTCTCTAAGGACAACTGGACAGAAAAGGACGACATTTTTGCAACCCACTTTTTCTCAGAGAAATCGTGTGCATATGTCCAGTATCTAAACACGTCAATTGAAAAATATGTGTTTCATTAA